One Vanacampus margaritifer isolate UIUO_Vmar chromosome 20, RoL_Vmar_1.0, whole genome shotgun sequence DNA window includes the following coding sequences:
- the ppp1r16a gene encoding protein phosphatase 1 regulatory subunit 16A, whose translation MAADHGELLAEMSTIGRLSATERLKHAQRRRAQQLKAWTQMEKDATRGSKAKADKKKKRTRKVTFPSAVTLLDAAARNDLDEVRELLNSGVSPDLVNEDGLTALHQCCIDDFVGVVQCLLDAGACANACDSELWTPLHAAATCGHTGLVQLLIQAGANLMAVNADGNMPYDLCEDEATLELLEIIMAEQGITQARIDECRGAKEAAMLADIQALVHNGADLNSQDDNGTTLLHIASANGYLSVAELLLEHKAQVEVKDCDGWTPLHAASCWGQIQMVELLVGHEASLDTKSVLEETPLDVCMDEEVRAKLLDLKHKHDAIMKSQDRHKGTLQRRASSTGSRGKVVRRVSVNERSSLYRREHHKEAMVWQERGRQPEPQDDDEDRQTDNELHQQAGVEASSHADEPQAVSDSVSSLGNGGTAVSLASSVPGEQWSGGGRMDRSASYDLNPASAPVDDESSDSMTREKSHHTLADLKRQRAAAKLNKYPAPPPPLTPPIEEEIPSATGSEVTSPLAQHGTRNTETAASPSQVFFTPASGDPPLLKLRAPEEEQSTNKEPCCRLM comes from the exons ATGGCTGCGGACCACGGCGAGCTGCTGGCTGAGATGTCCACCATTGGCCGTCTGAGTGCCACCGAACGCCTCAAACATGCCCAGAGGCGGCGTGCTCAACAACTGAAGGCATGGACCCAGATGGAGAAGGATGCAACACGAGGCTCTAAAGCCAAAGCggataagaagaagaagcgtACAAGAAAAGTGACCTTCCCCAGCGCCGTCACGCTTCTTGATGCAGCTGCACGCAATGACCTGGATGAGG TGAGGGAGCTGCTCAACAGTGGGGTGAGCCCTGATTTGGTCAATGAAGACGGACTGACTGCTCTCCACCAG TGCTGCATAGATGACTTTGTGGGCGTGGTACAGTGCCTCCTGGATGCCGGTGCCTGTGCCAACGCCTGTGATAGTGAGCTATGGACCCCGCTGCATgctgctgccacctgtggccacaCTGGGCTGGTGCAGCTTCTTATTCAGGC CGGGGCCAACCTGATGGCAGTCAATGCTGATGGAAACATGCCCTATGACCTCTGTGAGGATGAGGCCACTCTTGAGCTCTTGGAGATAATCATGGCTGAACAGG GAATAACACAGGCCCGTATTGATGAATGCAGAGGCGCTAAAGAGGCGGCAATGCTTGCTGACATCCAAGCTCTAGTTCACAACGGAGCTGACCTAAACAGTCAGGATGATAATGGGACAACACTG CTGCATATAGCATCTGCCAATGGATATCTGTCTGTGGCGGAGTTGTTACTGGAGCACAAGGCTCAGGTGGAGGTAAAGGACTGTGATGGCTGGACGCCTTTGCATGCTGCCTCCTGCTGGGGACAA ATTCAAATGGTGGAGCTGCTGGTGGGCCATGAAGCCAGCTTGGACACAAAGTCTGTCCTGGAAGAAACTCCCTTag ATGTGTGCATGGATGAGGAGGTCAGAGCCAAACTATTGGACCTCAAGCACAAACATGACGCCATCATGAAGAGCCAGGATCGTCACAAGGGCACCTTGCAAAGGCGAGCTTCTAGTACTGGCAGCAGAGG GAAAGTGGTTCGTCGTGTCAGTGTGAACGAGCGCTCCAGCCTGTACAGGCGGGAGCATCACAAAGAGGCCATGGTGTGGCAGGAGAGGGGCCGTCAGCCTGAACCACAAGATGACGACGAGGACCGTCAGACTGACAATGAGCTTCATCAGCAG GCTGGAGTTGAAGCCTCGTCACATGCAGATGAGCCACAGGCTGTCAGCGATAGCGTGTCAAGCCTCGGCAACGGCGGGACAGCTGTGTCTTTGGCCTCCTCCGTGCCCGGAGAGCAATGGAGCGGCGGAGGTCGCATGGACCGCAGCGCCTCCTACGATCTCAACCCAGCATCAGCGCCCGTAGACGACGAAAGCTCAGACAGTATGACTCGGGAAAAATCCCACCACACGTTGGCCGACCTGAAACGGCAGCGGGCGGCAGCCAAGCTCAATAAGTACCCGGCGCCTCCGCCGCCTTTGACCCCACCCATAGAAGAGGAGATCCCCTCTGCCACCGGGTCCGAGGTGACAAGTCCTCTGGCGCAGCATGGGACACGTAACACAGAGACGGCGGCGTCCCCCAGCCAGGTGTTCTTCACACCAGCCAGTGGAGATCCCCCTCTACTGAAACTGAGAGCTCCCGAGGAAGAACAGTCCACCAACAAGGAGCCTTGCTGTAGACTCATGTAG